The Brienomyrus brachyistius isolate T26 unplaced genomic scaffold, BBRACH_0.4 scaffold52, whole genome shotgun sequence sequence tgcctgcaggcccaccgcccgaggcgctcccttcgcctctgcctgctgcagctgctgcacccCAGCAGGAGGTCCCGGCTACGCCCGCTGCCTGCAGGCCCACCGCCCGAGGTGCTCCCTtcacctctgcctgctgcagctgctgcaccccagcaggaggtcccggctacgcccgctgcctgcaggtccaccgcccgaggcgctcccttcgcctttgcctgctgcagctgctgcaccccagcaggaggtcccggctacgcccgctgcctgcaggtccaccgcccgaggcgctcccttcgcctttgcctgctgcagctgctgcaccccagcaggaggtcccggctacgcccgctgcctgcaggtccaccgcccgaggcgctcccttcgcctttgcctgctgcagctgctgcaccccagcaggaggtcccggctacgcccgctgcctgcaggtccaccgcccgaggcgctcccttcgcctctgcctgctgcagctgctgcacccCAGCAGGAGGTCCCGGCTACGCCCGCTGCCTGCAGGTCCACCGCCCGAGGTGCTCCcttcgcctctgcctgctgcagctgctgcacctCAGCAGGAGGTCCCGGCTACGCCCGCTGCCTGCAGGTCcaccgcccgaggcgctcccttcgcctctgcctgctgcagctgctgcacccCAGCAGGAGGTCCCGGCTACGCCCGCTGCCCTCGCCACcaagttcttcaccctccagggactatGCTGGAGGGTACCACTGTACGACTAAAGTTCTAAAGCTCCTGAGGGCAATTAAATGTCAAAAAACTGTACTACTTGCCGATAGAGTTTTTTAGTGTGATAGTATTCATAACCGGCTTCCACTGAATCAGTATCAGAATGTAATCACTGATAAGACTTCTACCCACTTAtgcaagtcgctctggctaagggaaTCTGCCAAATGCAGTAAATGTAAATCCAAATTTTGGACATaaatttgtcatccatccatccataaccccCAATCCCAGGAAACAGAGGACCTGAGGAAGGAGACACCCAGGCCAGCATCCTGGTTTATGGAGgcgtgaggccacagtgctacccacagggtcattttgctgcctgaaaatatgttttagaaaataaaattgagaTAAAGTTTTGTGAGCCATTGGAATATAATAAACCAAAGGTTCAGaccccccagggctgtgggCTCGATCCCTGCCGCTGGTTGCATGTGTGACGTTTGCTTGTTCACCCTGTTTCCTGCTACTGCCCACAAACATTCACCCAGATGACCTATCTCTCACTTGTTcacggtgtgtgtgtctgctgcaaGCTTTTAGTACTGATTCCAGTGTTAGACCCTGAAACTCACCAGATCCTTTATGTAGCAGCTGTGATACACCTTCTTCAAGTCCTCTTCCACATGTGAGCACGCTTTGTCCACATGGGTCAGTAGCACCAATAGAGGGACCTCTAAAAACAGCAACAGAAACGTCTCACTAGTGACATATTATATGTTGTCTGCCAAAGGCATGGAAAGCGTTCAGTTTGCCATATTCCAGTCCGGTAAACTGAACTTCTCTGTGTTCATACTGAATATCCAAATACATTATTAAAGTCATTACTTCTCAGGGGTGAACTTACATTTCTACTTTCCCGTATGATTGTTCAGTATTATTCATGGTTCAGGAAAAGCAGGTTACAACATGTATATAAATAGTTGCTTGTGAATTGTGACCCCCagatccaccccctcccccactgacaCACACTCCGTCATAGATGCCACCTCCCTCCCTGTTCTCCACACTCACTGACCTGCCGAGTTAGTTCTCTTTCTGATTTCATCAATTTTATTCTTCATTCCTTGGTCCACAATTCCAGTTGTGGAGGCGTCTATCACATACACCACACAGTGGATCCTGTCCTTAAGAGCCAATGTGCTCCATGCCTGAGAGTTATCAGCTTTCATTGGCTGCGCAGGGttgaactaaacaaacaaaaaggtgTGAATGACATACAgacatgcattgactgtgagatcaTAGGAAACTCAAGCGAAAAGCAATGCGAGTCCATTCATATGACACTTATgtaacaacagcacattatttatgcCAAAAACAATCAGTGAATGAGATTTAATTTCCTGTATTCATATAGCAGTAGTTTTTGAGGTgtgtttagatacacagttcTTACCTGGTACTTGTCTGGAACGTAGCCCTTCAGGATGCTCTCAATATCTTCAGTTCTCACCCCTCCATCCTCCCTTGCTTCCAGTCCCATGGTGTCACACAGTAGGAATCCCAGAGGCTGTCCGCCTCGGCCCGCTTTCACCTGGTAAGTGTGATACTGGAAGAAGACACATGATGTCATTCACCTTCTACCTGCTTATCCAGTTCAGCAGGCATCTCAAAATGATGTAACTTGGTGGCCACTGGTGAGGAGGTCTTCAGCTCAGGCAACCAACATTATTTAAACAATACAAGGATAATGGACTTAACAACCAGCATTAAAATGGGGGTGTGGGGAGATTCACTAAGCTTGGTGACACTGCtgattagttttttatttttcagggagACCAATCACTTGGTCTGCGGATTGGATTTAATAACCATTAAGAATTACATTATGTGCTCAACCGGTACGATGTGATTTCATATCACGGAAAATACATTTGAGCACCACATGTCCTGTAGGTAATGGCAATAAGAATATGATGAGGGTGGgacagtggctcagtggatgGTGCTGCAACTTCACACTTCTAGGGCTGGAAGCTCAAATCGTGCCTCTGGCTCTGTGTAtgtggaggttgcatgttcttgCTGTGTTATGTGGGTTTTCCATAGGTTAAAACTAAATATCCTGCCATAGGGTCAATCCCTTCCTAAATCGCAATGAGGATaacaaacagcaactgaaaCAGAGTGAAGCTAAAAATAACAGAATATCGTCCTTCCTCTCAAGCAAGAACATCATATAAAGACATCTGGATACACGAATGTTATACCAGGAAATGAAGTTAGACAATCACATTACCTTCAAGGTCAGGCTGGTTTTCATTTCTCCTACTGCAGCTTGGCTTGTAATGTTGCCACGGAAGATAGAGTTGATGGAGTTGAAGAAGCTTGATTTTCCAGCTGTAATCTGACCAATTAGAAGAATCCGAGCCTGAGGCACTGAATCAATAGTGGGCTTGTAATCTTGCAGGTATTGCTTGAGATCAGTTCGTGTGCTAAAAGAACAGACATTGGAATTGGAAATAGGAATTAGTCAGAATTCATAAGGAATATAAACGAtcccataatagcatattactaTGGCTTCCTTTACATCTAATTAGTCATCTGcaactgaaaccacttaatgaaGTGTCATGCATGCTTATTAGaaagtgtttgtttattttttatttacagttGCTAACCAAAGCTAAAGCTATGCAAGggtcttgttcaaggacccaatggtgacatcactctgcggaACATAAAATCAGAATCTTCAAAATCTttattcaatccatccatccatccatccatccatccatccatccatccatcctccaaaccgcttatcctattgggtcgcggggggtccggagcctatcccggaaacaatgggcacgaggcagggaacaacccaggatggagggtcagcccattgcagggcacactcacacaccattcactcacacatgcacacctacgggcaatttagtaactccaattagcctcagcatgtctttggactgtggggggaaaccggagtacctggaggaaaccccacgacgacatggggagaacatgcaaactccacacacatgtgacccaggtggagactcgaacccgggtcccagaggtgtgaggcaacagtgctaaccagtgcaccaccatgccgccccctcaaaatctttattgcaacataaaataaaacttgCTTTGGCCCAGCTTGTTAcaattggaggagcccattacAATAGACCATTAACAATTAGGGCATAAGCAGACAGATTAAATGTGAGGCAAAAGATACCCAGCAGAGATACATAAATGCAGTGTAGGTGATAAATGCAGTTACCAGCTGGTGAGCTAACCTGCAGGGCTGCACACTGCCcagtgtttatatgtgtgtttgtgtgggaggggAAGGTTATAGAACTTATGCATAGTTTAAATATATATCCATAAAATTATGTGATGctagtaaaaaataaacaaaacaatttgTTGATTATGTTGGATAAAAACGGGCTTCATACCTGTGGTCCCACACAACATCCCTCCAAGCTTTACCAAGGAGCTCTGGTTTGTTCTCCTCTGTCACTGGGGTACTGCTCCCACTTCCCATTTTCCCAACACCAGCTTTCTGACCTGTTCATGGAAAGCAGTGTGTTTTCATTATCGGTCCACCAGTCCCTGGagaaactggggttaagggccttgttcacaggatctgaaccagcaacctgctgACTACGGCCACAGAGCCCTAAccgactgagccacacactgaccCATTACCCTTTTGCATGAACCTTTTTAACAATATACTTTATACATTTTCAATATGCCTTATGCTACAGCTGGCTTTGGAGTAAAATGTTTCTTAAATGGATTTTTACAGTGCTTGAAGTAGGGAAAATcgagtgccggtactccccttgttatcttTTACCGTTACTAGCAAATCAAACATAGTAGAAATGTTGCCGGTTCTCTGAAAAGGGAGACAAAGAGGTGCTAGGTACAGCCTCTCTCTGAACAGCCCACTTCAAGCACCGAATTTGTACTTATACCTATTATACCtagcaggggcgccgctagcgattttgggccctatgacaaaatatgaggttgggtccccctaccacacccattcagatctctcggggcccctaaagggcgtgggcccttagaattgtcccaactttcccccccttagcggcgcccctgataCCTAGTACATTCAGGGCTGGTCCTCACTCATGTGGcgacctgggcaggaattactggcagtgccccccctccccaatgcaAACTCCAAAATAAATGTAGAAACAATAAGAGTGAAGAAATAAAGATGCTGGTGACTAAACAGTGCCTAAACCAATCTACAACATTAAATAAtggctgtttttattttaaagggaAATTTGAATGTCAGATTGAACAATAAATTAActtcaatatataaatatatataaatacagaacATTTAACAAATTTACACAACACTATGCATCCATCTGCTTTTAAGTGTATCCATGCAATGCCAGATGCGTCATTAAatttgatgcccccccccccttttgcccTTACAACATGTCTAGAAAGGTTTAAAAGAATCTGGGAATTACTTTTATCTGTTATCATACAACCGGGATCAAATGTCAAGTActacaactgtttttttttttgctttcattaTGCTGTTTGAAAAAGATTCATAAAATACTTTTAGAGTTATTGTGTTCACAAGACTGAGTATCTTCTATAGCTGTCATTTCCTTCCTTTGCTACCACATGGTGCTGCTGCTTCATTTTTGACAcaatttatctgaaaataaaaccaggcatttaaataatgtttttgttacacattaataaaactcatccaacacttttttttttttttttacaaaatcaaATGTAGTCTGCTTTCACCCTTCATTTTGCTGCCACTAAGCTGCATTGCTTAAATTTTGGGGTGACCTGTGTCAAAATTTAATCAGTGCCAGTTGGCACCCATACAAAGTTTGAACAACACCCAGCAAATAGTTTTTTAGTTATCATCTTAAGGGGATCAAATGTCATAACTCATGTCTTAAGAAATGAACCCTAATGAGGGGCCCAAGGTAAAATCTTGTCAGATGTTAGAGGTATCCCCTAGATGTAGCATTTTAAATAAACTCCTCATCcgtgataaatataattttatatatatttgcatatattttaagaCTGAGACAGAAAGTGACCAATGCTGGAATCATCAGGTAATTTTATTAGCATGGTATCTAATCTAGTGCTGGGTTAAAATGTATACCTGAATACCTgaaagaataaggtgaagcaggaggcaATAACCAAAAACTAGACAGTCAGAAGGTAGAAGCTACTTTCTaacgccagagatgaccgtcaatttatccggcagtgcctcataaatcggaggatgacctcaagtgaccttagaaaggaatgggaaaaacaTTACGtgtaggtgtgaagtgcactgctagggttaggatcatatcaggctcctagaagcaggactgaagacccataaagcaaggaagaagctcttcattaatgagaagcagggaaaaaccaggctggagtttgcaaaaaaatatgtacattttacacaggcatgtacccataaattgagaaatgagtgaaacagaaaattttgctgtggtctcaattttttctagggctgtgtatgtgtgtatatatatatatatatatatatatatatatatatatatatatatatatatatatatatatatatatatatatatatatacacacacacacatacacacacacacagccctggAAAAATTGAGATCATAGCAAAATTTTCTGTTTCAATCATTTctcaattatataataataataataattattattattattattgtcatatatatatatatatatatatatatatatatatatatatatatatatatatatatatatatatatatatttaagcatcattcatactcaagtgaaaagacaattataaatccaGGCTATGAAAAGGTTTGAGTGTCAGGAAAGGTACAAAAACAGCCTAATGcaggtttatagggacctaaccTGTGGCGTAAAACACAGGGACATGGACAGATTGAGGCAACGGCACAACCTCTCAATATGGTAAATTTATCTACTTCGTGTTTTCCTCACAgttgtcaaagtaattgtcagcaaagtcCAGCATCTGCTTCATGGCCTTGAGGAGCAGGATGTCACAGGTATTATTCAGCTCACTCTCATCATGGTAATTCTTCACTGGAATCACATTTGATGGTCGGATGCCCAGACACCCGCTAGCTCTGTAgatctgcagagagacacatacattcatgtatattttccagCTGCTGTATCACAAGACTTGTGTCAAACAGGGTTGTAATAAGTCACAACTGAAATGGTATAAATCTGCCTTTAGCAGATGCTGCTGAATGTGAATGTACAGTAGAACCTCGGAACTCGAATAACTCTGATATCAAACGGGTATTTTTTTTCAATGCAATATCTTGGATCTCAACCTTTCCTACTAGAACTTCTATGGGTCGAGAAGCGTTCAACTGTACAAATTCGGACTTCGAAAGGGTCTATGGCGTTTAATTAGTCTCAAAACACACGCACATAAAAACCACGCTTGCATATGCACTCGCCAGCAGAAATATCATCCTCACTATACACTTGACTCTACACAATACTCACTTGCTCAATCAGTATTAAATTATTACTCTCAAAATATGAGGCACGCGTGTATGCGCTCGTGAGCAGAAAACCCATCCTGTCTACGCGCTCGCTGCACCCTCTTATGGAAGCCCTTTAGGGCCAAAACGTCTTAAACTTTTTGCATAGAGACGGAATTATCTCACGGTTACAGACGTTATATTTTTATCTCTAAAGATAGACATATAACTTCACATACAGATGGCATTTTGCAACGTGTCTTCATGTCAACAAagtgatctttcaaaataaaagcaccaTTAACTTCTAACCACAAACACCATAACAAaatcaaattcttcacccttttggttattattctctgtgactttccttatgtgcaatgaaatagaccagggtgacaaaataagtattactgtatatacaatattgtcatggaaataaatcaatacttatgattaatcaattagcctatgattacggtttaaaagaaaattgcgaagagccattttcctttgcgtcccaatgattttgatttcatacatcataaataaaaccacatatttgttgatagtgatgtatttgtgatttttttctatagatcatctgcagtatattgAGTCCCTAaagatgtcagggtgagaaaatatatttttaattgttttgtgtttcctctcaatagttttgtgttccctcacaatacttttccgctaataataataactgtactctgtccatttaaaatacaaaagatagaattaatggattaataagtataaaccaaaataatacagacatgtctagttaaatgtactttactgtttacagcaaCTGGCGGTCATTGGGCACTgtgcaattattataatcattattattgtttatttattattattatcattatcattattattattattatcatcatcatcgtcgtcataaataataataataacaataatgatgatgatgattataataataaatatgtatataaacaTAATATTATAGTTGTCTGGTGTACATTGTCCCccatagtttaatgcttaaagcacacaggacatgtctgtattacagTACAGCAAATCACAAGCGGGCAAGTGCAGTGGGATCACAAATCTATTGTGTGGCAACACTGAAGTATTGTGAGAGAAAGCAAAATTACTTAGGGAATGTTTTGCCACTCTGACCTCTTAGGGGCAATTCAGTGGTACGAACTGTACAGAAATCCACAAATAAACAGGATGGAAGCCACAAATGTAACAAATAGGCAAAACTCAATAGCTTtgtgttccctcacaatacttttccgctactaataataactgtactctgtccatttaaagtacaaaagatagaattaatggattaataagtataaaccaaaataatacagaattgTCTAGTTAAGTGTACtatactgtttacagtaactggcggTGATTGGACAaaatgcaattattattatcattattattattattatcattcttATCATTATTAggtgcggcatggtggtgcagtggttagcactgttgcctcacacctctgggacccgggttcgagtctccgcctgggtcacatgtgtgtggagtttgcatgttctccccatgtcattgtggggtttcctccgggtactccggtttccccccacagtccaaagacatgctgaggctaattggagttactaaattgcccgtaggtgtgcatgtgtgagtgaatggtgtgtgagtgtgccctgtgatggactggccccccatcctgggttattccctgcctcgtgcccattgcttccgggataggctccggaccccccgcgacccagcaggataagcggtttggaaaatggatggatggatgtgtggttTTTCATGTCTGTATGACTTTATCAGTTGTTGAATGATTGTATCATTAGTTCGCTGAGTTGATAGGTTTCAATAGGTAAACATGGAGGCTCTGCAAgggattaaactcatttacatcatttcttatggggaaatttaACTTGGAACTCAACCAAATCCTAAGtcgaccagccttctggaatGAAGTAAGTTTGtcttccaaggtaccactgtacaacTAAAGTTCTAAAGCTCCTGAGGGCAATTAAATGTCAAAGAATTGTACTACTTGCCAACAGAGTTTTTTATTGTGATAGTATTCATAACCGACTTCTACTGAATCAGTATCAGAATATAATCACTGATAAGACTTCTACCCACTTAtgcaagtcgctctggctaagggcatctgccaaatgcaGTAAATGGAAATCTAAATTTTGGACACaaatttgtcatccatccatccataaccccCAATCCCAGGAAACAGAGGACCTGAGGAAGGAGACACCCAGGCCAGCATCCTGGTTTATGGAGgcgtgaggccacagtgctacccacagggtcattttgctgcctgaaaatatgttttagaaaataaaattgagaTAAAGTTTTGTGAGCCATTGGAATATAATAAACCAAAGGTTCAGaccccccagggctgtgggCTCGATCCCTGCCGCTGGTTGCATGTGTGACGTTTGCTTGTTCACTCTGTTTCCTCCTACAGCCCACAGACATTCACCCAGATGAACTGCTATCTCTCACTTGTtcactgtgtatgtgtctgcTGCAAGCTTTTAGTACTGATTCCAGTGTTAGACCCTGAAACTCACCATATCCTTTATGTAGCAGCTGTGATACACCTTCTTCAATTCCTTTTCCACATGCGGGCACGCTCTGTCCACATGGGTCAGTAGCACCAATAGAGGCACATCTAAAAACATCAACAAAAACATCTCACTAGTGACATATTATATGTTCTATGGAATAAGCCATCATAGCAATCAGCACACTGATGTCTGTCTTACTCAGAAGCACCTGCCAGCATCACTCTGCCTTTCCTCAATCCACATGTGTTCAGCTCAGCTCATGTTCATACCCTAATCTTCAGTCCCAACCCTTTAAAAGTGGGCCCTATGTGACAGAAAGCCCTCCAGCTTCTCACAGATGGAGCGGCTCTGTGTGGAGGAGCATCCAGGAGCTCCTTCAGTTACAGCATGAATACCGTTTCTGCCAAAGCCCCGGAAAACATGGTTTGCCATTTTCCATTCCAGAAAGCTGCTCTTGTTTTTACTTTGTCAGGTTCCTGTGTGATTATTCTGTGTTATTCATGTACCCCTGCCCAACAACACACACTCAATAACAGATGCCACATTCCTCCCCACTCACTAACCTTGAAAACTAGTTTTCTTTCGGATTTCATCAACTTTCTTCTTCATTTCTGTAGCCATAATTCCTAATGTTGAGCTGTCTATCACATACACCACACAGTGGATCCTGTCCTTAATTTGTAACTCTGTCTGACCAGCACcaggttgccatggtgatgcAGGGTTGAACTAAACAGACAAAACGTTGTTAATGACACATTACAAACAGACATGCACTGACTTTGAGATCATGAGAAATTGAAGCAAAATGTTGTGTATCTCATATGACATCTGTGTAATTCCTTATTTATGTGAGAACAAATCAGAATTTAATTTTGTCAGAAGAGAATGTAGAGAGAAGACGACCAGTATCTGTAAACATGTGACTGTTATAAGCCATTAATGGGATCAGACATGCATGCATTCATATGGCAGTTGTTACTGAGGCCTGCTTAGATACACAGCTCTTACCCAGTACCTTTTTTTTATGCAGCCCTTCAGGATGCTCTCAATATCTTCAATGTTCACCCCTTCGTTTGCTTTTCTGAGATTTAGTTTCCTGTATTCAAATAGCAGTTGTTTTTTAGACATGCTTAGATACACAGCTCTTACCTGGTAATCGTCCGGTATGTAGCCATTCAGGATCCTCTCAATATCGTCAGTTTTCACCCCTCCATTCGCAGTTGCCTCCAATCCCATGGTGTCACACAGGAGGAATCCCAGAGGCTGTCCGCCTCGGCCTGCCATCACCTCGTAAGTGCGATACTGGAAGAAGACACATGATTTCATTCATCTTCTTGGTGCTAATACACTTCAGCAGGCATCTCAAGCTCAAATAACATGGGGGCACTGATGTGGAGGTCTTCAGCTCAGGCAGCTCATTCAGATTTGCTTAAGAAAAACACCAAATGCAGATAATCTACTAAACAGGCAACATTAATATGGTCATGTGTTGTTCTGTGGGCcagatttaatgctgattaaaaATCCTGTCAGACCCCTAAAGTACAGGTTATTGGAACGATAGATGTGAGAAATGTCATTTATGTCTACGCAGGGTCACAGAAGTCCGGAGCATATcccacaaagcagggaataacccaggatggggagtgaCACACACCATtcccacacacattcacacctatggacaatttaaaaACTC is a genomic window containing:
- the LOC125723837 gene encoding uncharacterized protein LOC125723837 isoform X1, whose product is MPPGDLFSSTDLVETANSNNLGARGRDRGRHSANTRRDLNGHGRLQAPLTKGLEVGVWKMGGGSSTELVVEQERRPELLKDPWRNVVWNPSTRKDLVKYIQDYKPLIDSVPQARILLIGQITAGKSSFFNSINSIFRGNITSQADVGFVGTSLTLKYRTYEVMAGRGGQPLGFLLCDTMGLEATANGGVKTDDIERILNGYIPDDYQFNPASPWQPGAGQTELQIKDRIHCVVYVIDSSTLGIMATEMKKKVDEIRKKTSFQDVPLLVLLTHVDRACPHVEKELKKVYHSCYIKDMIYRASGCLGIRPSNVIPVKNYHDESELNNTCDILLLKAMKQMLDFADNYFDNCQKAGVGKMGSGSSTPVTEENKPELLGKAWRDVVWDHSTRTDLKQYLQDYKPTIDSVPQARILLIGQITAGKSSFFNSINSIFRGNITSQAAVGEMKTSLTLKYHTYQVKAGRGGQPLGFLLCDTMGLEAREDGGVRTEDIESILKGYVPDKYQFNPAQPMKADNSQAWSTLALKDRIHCVVYVIDASTTGIVDQGMKNKIDEIRKRTNSAEVPLLVLLTHVDKACSHVEEDLKKVYHSCYIKDLIYRASECLGILPSNVIPVKNYFDESELSDTCDILLLKAMKQMLDFADNYFDSWEDDTE
- the LOC125723837 gene encoding uncharacterized protein LOC125723837 isoform X3, coding for MGGGSSTELVVEQERRPELLKDPWRNVVWNPSTRKDLVKYIQDYKPLIDSVPQARILLIGQITAGKSSFFNSINSIFRGNITSQADVGFVGTSLTLKYRTYEVMAGRGGQPLGFLLCDTMGLEATANGGVKTDDIERILNGYIPDDYQFNPASPWQPGAGQTELQIKDRIHCVVYVIDSSTLGIMATEMKKKVDEIRKKTSFQDVPLLVLLTHVDRACPHVEKELKKVYHSCYIKDMIYRASGCLGIRPSNVIPVKNYHDESELNNTCDILLLKAMKQMLDFADNYFDNCQKAGVGKMGSGSSTPVTEENKPELLGKAWRDVVWDHSTRTDLKQYLQDYKPTIDSVPQARILLIGQITAGKSSFFNSINSIFRGNITSQAAVGEMKTSLTLKYHTYQVKAGRGGQPLGFLLCDTMGLEAREDGGVRTEDIESILKGYVPDKYQFNPAQPMKADNSQAWSTLALKDRIHCVVYVIDASTTGIVDQGMKNKIDEIRKRTNSAEVPLLVLLTHVDKACSHVEEDLKKVYHSCYIKDLIYRASECLGILPSNVIPVKNYFDESELSDTCDILLLKAMKQMLDFADNYFDSWEDDTE
- the LOC125723837 gene encoding uncharacterized protein LOC125723837 isoform X2, yielding MPPGDLFSSTDLVETANSNNLGARGRDRGRHSANTRRDLNGHGRLQAPLTKGLEVGVWKMGGGSSTELVVEQERRPELLKDPWRNVVWNPSTRKDLVKYIQDYKPLIDSVPQARILLIGQITAGKSSFFNSINSIFRGNITSQADVGFVGTSLTLKYRTYEVMAGRGGQPLGFLLCDTMGLEATANGGVKTDDIERILNGYIPDDYQFNPASPWQPGAGQTELQIKDRIHCVVYVIDSSTLGIMATEMKKKVDEIRKKTSFQDVPLLVLLTHVDRACPHVEKELKKVYHSCYIKDMIYRASGCLGIRPSNVIPVKNYHDESELNNTCDILLLKAMKQMLDFADNYFDNCQKAGVGKMGSGSSTPVTEENKPELLGKAWRDVVWDHSTRTDLKQYLQDYKPTIDSVPQARILLIGQITAGKSSFFNSINSIFRGNITSQAAVGEMKTSLTLKYHTYQVKAGRGGQPLGFLLCDTMGLEAREDGGVRTEDIESILKGYVPDKYQPMKADNSQAWSTLALKDRIHCVVYVIDASTTGIVDQGMKNKIDEIRKRTNSAEVPLLVLLTHVDKACSHVEEDLKKVYHSCYIKDLIYRASECLGILPSNVIPVKNYFDESELSDTCDILLLKAMKQMLDFADNYFDSWEDDTE